A stretch of Lepisosteus oculatus isolate fLepOcu1 chromosome 11, fLepOcu1.hap2, whole genome shotgun sequence DNA encodes these proteins:
- the LOC102696449 gene encoding transcription elongation regulator 1 isoform X4: MADRGEADGIARFNDNSRMAQQQTLRFRGPAPPPNPVMRGPPPLMRPPPPPFGMMRGPPPPPRPPFGRPPFDPSMPPIPPPGGMPPPIGPPHLQRPPFMPPPIGNMPPPPGMIFPPGMPPVPTPGTPTLPPAEEIWVENKTSEGKVYYYNARTRESSWTKPEGVKVIQQSELNPLMVTQAAAAAAAAVSSASLPPASSAAAPVSTQPASTALATSTACSTTSSPAVSQPVAASAAPEMSPAVTAPSSAAAAAVSVSTATVTPVQAVPQALPQSLPTALPHTVPQPTAAIPAFPPVMVPPFRVPLPGMPIPLPGVLPGMAPPIVPMMHPQVAIAAAPAALAGALPLSEWSEYKTADGKTYYYNNRTLESTWDKPEELKEKENLFFFPVFPMVEKEAEKPKEPGKQAQEEVEPMDMEEEEPKVEPPKEIKEEPKEEEMTEEEKAAQKAKPVATSPIPGTPWCVVWTGDDRVFFYNPTTRLSMWDRPEELVGRADVDKIIQEPPHKKGLDESRKMGLSKEELESAAEEAMDDEPVKAKKRKKDEVKEADTEKEAAMEAEIKAARERAIVPLEARMKQFKDMLLERGVSAFSTWEKELHKIVFDPRYLLLNPKERKQVFDQYVKTRAEEERKEKKNKIMQAKEEFRRMMEEAKLNPRTTFSEFATKHAKESRFKAIEKMKDREAIFIEFMTALRKKEKEDSKTRGEKVKHDFYELLSDHHIDGQLRWSKVKDKLESDHRYKAVESSAMREELFKQYVEKQAKNLDSDKEKELERQARIEASLREREREVQKARSEQTKEIDREREQHKREEAIQHFKALLSDMVRSSDVSWSDTRRTLRKDHRWESASLLERDEKEKLFNEHIESLTKKKKEHFRQLLDETTSITLTTTWKEVKKIIKEDPRCIKFSSSDRKKQREFEDYIKDKYITAKADFRTLLKETKFITYRSRKLIQESDQHLKDVEKILQNDKRYLVLDCVPEERRKLIMAYIEDLDRRGPPPPPTASEPTRRSTK, encoded by the exons ATGGCGGATCGCGGAGAGGCGGACGGCATAGCAAGATTTAACGACAACAG CAGGATGGCGCAGCAGCAGACCTTGCGGTTCCGTGGCCCCGCCCCTCCCCCCAACCCCGTGATGCGCGGGCCCCCTCCCCTGATGAGACCCCCGCCGCCGCCCTTCGGCATGATGAGGGGGCCCCCGCCCCCGCCGCGGCCACCTTTCGGGCGCCCGCCCTTCGACCCCAGCATGCCCCCCATACCTCCGCCGGGAGGGATGCCGCCACCCATCGGCCCCCCGCACCTGCAG agACCGCCTTTTATGCCTCCACCCATTGGCAACATGCCCCCCCCTCCAGGAATGATATTTCCCCCTGGAATGCCCCCTGTGCCTACACCTGGCACCCCTACACTGCCCCCAGCTGAGGAGATCTGGGTGGAAAACAAAACCTCTGAGGGAAAG gTGTATTACTACAACGCGCGGACGCGGGAGTCTTCCTGGACGAAGCCGGAGGGGGTGAAGGTCATCCAGCAGTCCGAGCTCAACCCCCTGATGGTGACGCAGGCGGCGGCCGCGGCCGCGGCGGCCGTGTCCTCGGCCAGCCTGCCCCCCGCCAGCAGCGCGGCCGCCCCCGTGTCCACGCAGCCCGCCTCCACCGCGCTGGCCACCAGCACCGCCTGCAGCACCACCTCCTCCCCCGCCGTCTCGCAGCCCGTGGCCG CTTCTGCTGCCCCGGAGATGAGCCCCGCGGTGACGGCCCCCAGCagcgcggcggcggcggctgtCAGCGTTTCCACGGCCACGGTGACGCCGGTGCAGGCCGTGCCGCAGGCCCTGCCCCAGAGCCTCCCGACGGCGCTGCCCCACACAGTGCCGCAGCCCACCGCTGCCATCCCCGCCTTCCCGCCCGTCATGGTGCCTCCGTTCCGAGTGCCCCTGCCTGGCATGCCCATCCCTCTGCCTG GTGTCCTACCAGGCATGGCTCCTCCCATAGTGCCAATGATGCACCCCCAGGTGGCAATCGCAGCGGCCCCTGCTGCCCTCGCGGGGGCACTGCCCCTTTCGGAGTGGTCAGAGTACAAGACTGCGGACGGCAAGACCTACTACTACAACAACAGGACCCTGGAGTCGACCTGGGATAAGCCCGAGGAGCTGAAAGAGAAAG aaaacctgtttttttttccagtgtttccGATGGTAGAAAAAGAAGCAGAGAAGCCCAAAGAGCCCGGGAAACAGGCGCAGGAGGAGGTTGAGCCAATGGacatggaggaggaggagcctaAAGTTGAGCCCCCAAAAGAGATCAAAGAG GAGCCGAAGGAGGAGGAGATGACGGAGGAGGAGAAAGCAGCTCAGAAAGCGAAGCCTGTGGCCACGTCCCCCATCCCAGGAACACCCTG GTGTGTGGTGTGGACTGGGGATGACAGGGTGTTCTTTTACAACCCCACCACTCGCCTTTCCATGTGGGACCGGCCCGAGGAGCTGGTGGGCCGAGCCGATGTAGACAAGATCATCCAGGAGCCGCCGCACAAGAAGGGCCTGGATGAGAGCCGGAAAATGG GGCTTAGTAAGGAGGAGCTGGAATCTGCAGCAGAGGAAGCGATGGATGATGAACCTGTAAAGGCAAAGAAGAGGAA GAAGGATGAAGTGAAAGAGGCGGACACAGAGAAAGAGGCAGCTATGGAGGCAGAGATCAAAGCCGCCCGAGAGCGGGCCATTGTGCCCCTGGAAGCCCGCATGAAACAATTCAAGGACATGCTGCTGGAGAGAGGG GTTTCAGCCTTCTCAACATGGGAAAAGGAGCTTCATAAGATTGTTTTTGATCCCCGATATCTACTACTCAATCCTAAGGAAAGGAAGCAG GTTTTCGACCAGTATGTGAAGACCAGGgcggaggaggagaggaaggaGAAGAAGAATAAAATCATGCAGGCCAAGGAGGAGTTCAGACGGATGATGGAGGAAGCCAAACTGAACCCCCG GACGACCTTCAGTGAGTTTGCGACGAAGCATGCAAAGGAGTCGCGGTTTAAAGCCATCGAGAAGATGAAGGACCGAGAGGCCATATTCATAGAGTTCATGACCGCTCTCAgaaagaaggagaaggaggactCCAAAACGCGGGGAGAGAAG GTGAAGCATGATTTCTACGAGCTGCTGTCAGACCACCACATTGATGGTCAGCTGCGCTGGagcaaagtgaaagacaaactggagaGCGATCATCGTTACAAGGCAGTGGAGAGCTCGGCTATGAGGGAAGAGTTATTCAAGCAGTACGTGGAGAAACAGGCTAAG AATTTAGACTCGGACAAAGAGAAGGAGCTGGAACGGCAGGCTCGGATCGAGGCTAGCCttcgggagagggagagggaagtGCAGAAAGCGCGCTCCGAACAGACCAAGGAAATTGACCGGGAGAGAGAGCAGCACAAGAGAGAGGAGGCCATCCAGCACTTCAAGGCTCTGTTGTCCGATATG GTGCGCTCCTCAGACGTTTCTTGGTCAGACACCCGGCGGACACTACGAAAGGACCATCGCTGGGAGTCGGCATCCCTGCTGGAGCGGGACGAGAAGGAGAAGCTCTTCAACGAGCACATCGAGTCGCTCACCAAGAAGAAGAAGGAGCACTTCAGGCAGCTGCTGGACGAAACCACGTCG ATAACGCTAACAACAACGTGGAAAGAAGTGAAAAAGATTATTAAGGAAGACCCTCGCTGTATCAAGTTTTCGAGTAGCGACCGG aaaaaacagAGGGAGTTTGAAGACTACATCAAAGACAAATACATCACAGCCAAAGCAGACTTCAGAACGCTTCTGAAAGAAACAAAGTTCATCACATACAG ATCCCGGAAATTGATACAGGAGTCAGACCAGCACCTGAAAGACGTTGAAAAGATCCTGCAGAACGATAAGCGGTACCTGGTGCTGGACTGCGTGCCCGAGGAGCGCCGCAAGCTCATCATGGCGTACATCGAGGACCTGGACCGCCGgggccccccccctccccccacggCGTCTGAGCCCACGCGCCGCTCCACCAAGTAA
- the LOC102696449 gene encoding transcription elongation regulator 1 isoform X3, with protein MADRGEADGIARFNDNSRMAQQQTLRFRGPAPPPNPVMRGPPPLMRPPPPPFGMMRGPPPPPRPPFGRPPFDPSMPPIPPPGGMPPPIGPPHLQRPPFMPPPIGNMPPPPGMIFPPGMPPVPTPGTPTLPPAEEIWVENKTSEGKVYYYNARTRESSWTKPEGVKVIQQSELNPLMVTQAAAAAAAAVSSASLPPASSAAAPVSTQPASTALATSTACSTTSSPAVSQPVAASAAPEMSPAVTAPSSAAAAAVSVSTATVTPVQAVPQALPQSLPTALPHTVPQPTAAIPAFPPVMVPPFRVPLPGMPIPLPGVAMMQIVSCPYIKTIAPNKNGVLPGMAPPIVPMMHPQVAIAAAPAALAGALPLSEWSEYKTADGKTYYYNNRTLESTWDKPEELKEKVFPMVEKEAEKPKEPGKQAQEEVEPMDMEEEEPKVEPPKEIKEEPKEEEMTEEEKAAQKAKPVATSPIPGTPWCVVWTGDDRVFFYNPTTRLSMWDRPEELVGRADVDKIIQEPPHKKGLDESRKMGLSKEELESAAEEAMDDEPVKAKKRKKDEVKEADTEKEAAMEAEIKAARERAIVPLEARMKQFKDMLLERGVSAFSTWEKELHKIVFDPRYLLLNPKERKQVFDQYVKTRAEEERKEKKNKIMQAKEEFRRMMEEAKLNPRTTFSEFATKHAKESRFKAIEKMKDREAIFIEFMTALRKKEKEDSKTRGEKVKHDFYELLSDHHIDGQLRWSKVKDKLESDHRYKAVESSAMREELFKQYVEKQAKNLDSDKEKELERQARIEASLREREREVQKARSEQTKEIDREREQHKREEAIQHFKALLSDMVRSSDVSWSDTRRTLRKDHRWESASLLERDEKEKLFNEHIESLTKKKKEHFRQLLDETTSITLTTTWKEVKKIIKEDPRCIKFSSSDRKKQREFEDYIKDKYITAKADFRTLLKETKFITYRSRKLIQESDQHLKDVEKILQNDKRYLVLDCVPEERRKLIMAYIEDLDRRGPPPPPTASEPTRRSTK; from the exons ATGGCGGATCGCGGAGAGGCGGACGGCATAGCAAGATTTAACGACAACAG CAGGATGGCGCAGCAGCAGACCTTGCGGTTCCGTGGCCCCGCCCCTCCCCCCAACCCCGTGATGCGCGGGCCCCCTCCCCTGATGAGACCCCCGCCGCCGCCCTTCGGCATGATGAGGGGGCCCCCGCCCCCGCCGCGGCCACCTTTCGGGCGCCCGCCCTTCGACCCCAGCATGCCCCCCATACCTCCGCCGGGAGGGATGCCGCCACCCATCGGCCCCCCGCACCTGCAG agACCGCCTTTTATGCCTCCACCCATTGGCAACATGCCCCCCCCTCCAGGAATGATATTTCCCCCTGGAATGCCCCCTGTGCCTACACCTGGCACCCCTACACTGCCCCCAGCTGAGGAGATCTGGGTGGAAAACAAAACCTCTGAGGGAAAG gTGTATTACTACAACGCGCGGACGCGGGAGTCTTCCTGGACGAAGCCGGAGGGGGTGAAGGTCATCCAGCAGTCCGAGCTCAACCCCCTGATGGTGACGCAGGCGGCGGCCGCGGCCGCGGCGGCCGTGTCCTCGGCCAGCCTGCCCCCCGCCAGCAGCGCGGCCGCCCCCGTGTCCACGCAGCCCGCCTCCACCGCGCTGGCCACCAGCACCGCCTGCAGCACCACCTCCTCCCCCGCCGTCTCGCAGCCCGTGGCCG CTTCTGCTGCCCCGGAGATGAGCCCCGCGGTGACGGCCCCCAGCagcgcggcggcggcggctgtCAGCGTTTCCACGGCCACGGTGACGCCGGTGCAGGCCGTGCCGCAGGCCCTGCCCCAGAGCCTCCCGACGGCGCTGCCCCACACAGTGCCGCAGCCCACCGCTGCCATCCCCGCCTTCCCGCCCGTCATGGTGCCTCCGTTCCGAGTGCCCCTGCCTGGCATGCCCATCCCTCTGCCTG GTGTAGCAATGATGCAGATAGTCAGCTGCCCCTATATAAAGACAATCGCTCCCAACAAAAACG GTGTCCTACCAGGCATGGCTCCTCCCATAGTGCCAATGATGCACCCCCAGGTGGCAATCGCAGCGGCCCCTGCTGCCCTCGCGGGGGCACTGCCCCTTTCGGAGTGGTCAGAGTACAAGACTGCGGACGGCAAGACCTACTACTACAACAACAGGACCCTGGAGTCGACCTGGGATAAGCCCGAGGAGCTGAAAGAGAAAG tgtttccGATGGTAGAAAAAGAAGCAGAGAAGCCCAAAGAGCCCGGGAAACAGGCGCAGGAGGAGGTTGAGCCAATGGacatggaggaggaggagcctaAAGTTGAGCCCCCAAAAGAGATCAAAGAG GAGCCGAAGGAGGAGGAGATGACGGAGGAGGAGAAAGCAGCTCAGAAAGCGAAGCCTGTGGCCACGTCCCCCATCCCAGGAACACCCTG GTGTGTGGTGTGGACTGGGGATGACAGGGTGTTCTTTTACAACCCCACCACTCGCCTTTCCATGTGGGACCGGCCCGAGGAGCTGGTGGGCCGAGCCGATGTAGACAAGATCATCCAGGAGCCGCCGCACAAGAAGGGCCTGGATGAGAGCCGGAAAATGG GGCTTAGTAAGGAGGAGCTGGAATCTGCAGCAGAGGAAGCGATGGATGATGAACCTGTAAAGGCAAAGAAGAGGAA GAAGGATGAAGTGAAAGAGGCGGACACAGAGAAAGAGGCAGCTATGGAGGCAGAGATCAAAGCCGCCCGAGAGCGGGCCATTGTGCCCCTGGAAGCCCGCATGAAACAATTCAAGGACATGCTGCTGGAGAGAGGG GTTTCAGCCTTCTCAACATGGGAAAAGGAGCTTCATAAGATTGTTTTTGATCCCCGATATCTACTACTCAATCCTAAGGAAAGGAAGCAG GTTTTCGACCAGTATGTGAAGACCAGGgcggaggaggagaggaaggaGAAGAAGAATAAAATCATGCAGGCCAAGGAGGAGTTCAGACGGATGATGGAGGAAGCCAAACTGAACCCCCG GACGACCTTCAGTGAGTTTGCGACGAAGCATGCAAAGGAGTCGCGGTTTAAAGCCATCGAGAAGATGAAGGACCGAGAGGCCATATTCATAGAGTTCATGACCGCTCTCAgaaagaaggagaaggaggactCCAAAACGCGGGGAGAGAAG GTGAAGCATGATTTCTACGAGCTGCTGTCAGACCACCACATTGATGGTCAGCTGCGCTGGagcaaagtgaaagacaaactggagaGCGATCATCGTTACAAGGCAGTGGAGAGCTCGGCTATGAGGGAAGAGTTATTCAAGCAGTACGTGGAGAAACAGGCTAAG AATTTAGACTCGGACAAAGAGAAGGAGCTGGAACGGCAGGCTCGGATCGAGGCTAGCCttcgggagagggagagggaagtGCAGAAAGCGCGCTCCGAACAGACCAAGGAAATTGACCGGGAGAGAGAGCAGCACAAGAGAGAGGAGGCCATCCAGCACTTCAAGGCTCTGTTGTCCGATATG GTGCGCTCCTCAGACGTTTCTTGGTCAGACACCCGGCGGACACTACGAAAGGACCATCGCTGGGAGTCGGCATCCCTGCTGGAGCGGGACGAGAAGGAGAAGCTCTTCAACGAGCACATCGAGTCGCTCACCAAGAAGAAGAAGGAGCACTTCAGGCAGCTGCTGGACGAAACCACGTCG ATAACGCTAACAACAACGTGGAAAGAAGTGAAAAAGATTATTAAGGAAGACCCTCGCTGTATCAAGTTTTCGAGTAGCGACCGG aaaaaacagAGGGAGTTTGAAGACTACATCAAAGACAAATACATCACAGCCAAAGCAGACTTCAGAACGCTTCTGAAAGAAACAAAGTTCATCACATACAG ATCCCGGAAATTGATACAGGAGTCAGACCAGCACCTGAAAGACGTTGAAAAGATCCTGCAGAACGATAAGCGGTACCTGGTGCTGGACTGCGTGCCCGAGGAGCGCCGCAAGCTCATCATGGCGTACATCGAGGACCTGGACCGCCGgggccccccccctccccccacggCGTCTGAGCCCACGCGCCGCTCCACCAAGTAA
- the LOC102696449 gene encoding transcription elongation regulator 1 isoform X1: MADRGEADGIARFNDNSRMAQQQTLRFRGPAPPPNPVMRGPPPLMRPPPPPFGMMRGPPPPPRPPFGRPPFDPSMPPIPPPGGMPPPIGPPHLQRPPFMPPPIGNMPPPPGMIFPPGMPPVPTPGTPTLPPAEEIWVENKTSEGKVYYYNARTRESSWTKPEGVKVIQQSELNPLMVTQAAAAAAAAVSSASLPPASSAAAPVSTQPASTALATSTACSTTSSPAVSQPVAASAAPEMSPAVTAPSSAAAAAVSVSTATVTPVQAVPQALPQSLPTALPHTVPQPTAAIPAFPPVMVPPFRVPLPGMPIPLPGVAMMQIVSCPYIKTIAPNKNGVLPGMAPPIVPMMHPQVAIAAAPAALAGALPLSEWSEYKTADGKTYYYNNRTLESTWDKPEELKEKENLFFFPVFPMVEKEAEKPKEPGKQAQEEVEPMDMEEEEPKVEPPKEIKEEPKEEEMTEEEKAAQKAKPVATSPIPGTPWCVVWTGDDRVFFYNPTTRLSMWDRPEELVGRADVDKIIQEPPHKKGLDESRKMGLSKEELESAAEEAMDDEPVKAKKRKKDEVKEADTEKEAAMEAEIKAARERAIVPLEARMKQFKDMLLERGVSAFSTWEKELHKIVFDPRYLLLNPKERKQVFDQYVKTRAEEERKEKKNKIMQAKEEFRRMMEEAKLNPRTTFSEFATKHAKESRFKAIEKMKDREAIFIEFMTALRKKEKEDSKTRGEKVKHDFYELLSDHHIDGQLRWSKVKDKLESDHRYKAVESSAMREELFKQYVEKQAKNLDSDKEKELERQARIEASLREREREVQKARSEQTKEIDREREQHKREEAIQHFKALLSDMVRSSDVSWSDTRRTLRKDHRWESASLLERDEKEKLFNEHIESLTKKKKEHFRQLLDETTSITLTTTWKEVKKIIKEDPRCIKFSSSDRKKQREFEDYIKDKYITAKADFRTLLKETKFITYRSRKLIQESDQHLKDVEKILQNDKRYLVLDCVPEERRKLIMAYIEDLDRRGPPPPPTASEPTRRSTK, translated from the exons ATGGCGGATCGCGGAGAGGCGGACGGCATAGCAAGATTTAACGACAACAG CAGGATGGCGCAGCAGCAGACCTTGCGGTTCCGTGGCCCCGCCCCTCCCCCCAACCCCGTGATGCGCGGGCCCCCTCCCCTGATGAGACCCCCGCCGCCGCCCTTCGGCATGATGAGGGGGCCCCCGCCCCCGCCGCGGCCACCTTTCGGGCGCCCGCCCTTCGACCCCAGCATGCCCCCCATACCTCCGCCGGGAGGGATGCCGCCACCCATCGGCCCCCCGCACCTGCAG agACCGCCTTTTATGCCTCCACCCATTGGCAACATGCCCCCCCCTCCAGGAATGATATTTCCCCCTGGAATGCCCCCTGTGCCTACACCTGGCACCCCTACACTGCCCCCAGCTGAGGAGATCTGGGTGGAAAACAAAACCTCTGAGGGAAAG gTGTATTACTACAACGCGCGGACGCGGGAGTCTTCCTGGACGAAGCCGGAGGGGGTGAAGGTCATCCAGCAGTCCGAGCTCAACCCCCTGATGGTGACGCAGGCGGCGGCCGCGGCCGCGGCGGCCGTGTCCTCGGCCAGCCTGCCCCCCGCCAGCAGCGCGGCCGCCCCCGTGTCCACGCAGCCCGCCTCCACCGCGCTGGCCACCAGCACCGCCTGCAGCACCACCTCCTCCCCCGCCGTCTCGCAGCCCGTGGCCG CTTCTGCTGCCCCGGAGATGAGCCCCGCGGTGACGGCCCCCAGCagcgcggcggcggcggctgtCAGCGTTTCCACGGCCACGGTGACGCCGGTGCAGGCCGTGCCGCAGGCCCTGCCCCAGAGCCTCCCGACGGCGCTGCCCCACACAGTGCCGCAGCCCACCGCTGCCATCCCCGCCTTCCCGCCCGTCATGGTGCCTCCGTTCCGAGTGCCCCTGCCTGGCATGCCCATCCCTCTGCCTG GTGTAGCAATGATGCAGATAGTCAGCTGCCCCTATATAAAGACAATCGCTCCCAACAAAAACG GTGTCCTACCAGGCATGGCTCCTCCCATAGTGCCAATGATGCACCCCCAGGTGGCAATCGCAGCGGCCCCTGCTGCCCTCGCGGGGGCACTGCCCCTTTCGGAGTGGTCAGAGTACAAGACTGCGGACGGCAAGACCTACTACTACAACAACAGGACCCTGGAGTCGACCTGGGATAAGCCCGAGGAGCTGAAAGAGAAAG aaaacctgtttttttttccagtgtttccGATGGTAGAAAAAGAAGCAGAGAAGCCCAAAGAGCCCGGGAAACAGGCGCAGGAGGAGGTTGAGCCAATGGacatggaggaggaggagcctaAAGTTGAGCCCCCAAAAGAGATCAAAGAG GAGCCGAAGGAGGAGGAGATGACGGAGGAGGAGAAAGCAGCTCAGAAAGCGAAGCCTGTGGCCACGTCCCCCATCCCAGGAACACCCTG GTGTGTGGTGTGGACTGGGGATGACAGGGTGTTCTTTTACAACCCCACCACTCGCCTTTCCATGTGGGACCGGCCCGAGGAGCTGGTGGGCCGAGCCGATGTAGACAAGATCATCCAGGAGCCGCCGCACAAGAAGGGCCTGGATGAGAGCCGGAAAATGG GGCTTAGTAAGGAGGAGCTGGAATCTGCAGCAGAGGAAGCGATGGATGATGAACCTGTAAAGGCAAAGAAGAGGAA GAAGGATGAAGTGAAAGAGGCGGACACAGAGAAAGAGGCAGCTATGGAGGCAGAGATCAAAGCCGCCCGAGAGCGGGCCATTGTGCCCCTGGAAGCCCGCATGAAACAATTCAAGGACATGCTGCTGGAGAGAGGG GTTTCAGCCTTCTCAACATGGGAAAAGGAGCTTCATAAGATTGTTTTTGATCCCCGATATCTACTACTCAATCCTAAGGAAAGGAAGCAG GTTTTCGACCAGTATGTGAAGACCAGGgcggaggaggagaggaaggaGAAGAAGAATAAAATCATGCAGGCCAAGGAGGAGTTCAGACGGATGATGGAGGAAGCCAAACTGAACCCCCG GACGACCTTCAGTGAGTTTGCGACGAAGCATGCAAAGGAGTCGCGGTTTAAAGCCATCGAGAAGATGAAGGACCGAGAGGCCATATTCATAGAGTTCATGACCGCTCTCAgaaagaaggagaaggaggactCCAAAACGCGGGGAGAGAAG GTGAAGCATGATTTCTACGAGCTGCTGTCAGACCACCACATTGATGGTCAGCTGCGCTGGagcaaagtgaaagacaaactggagaGCGATCATCGTTACAAGGCAGTGGAGAGCTCGGCTATGAGGGAAGAGTTATTCAAGCAGTACGTGGAGAAACAGGCTAAG AATTTAGACTCGGACAAAGAGAAGGAGCTGGAACGGCAGGCTCGGATCGAGGCTAGCCttcgggagagggagagggaagtGCAGAAAGCGCGCTCCGAACAGACCAAGGAAATTGACCGGGAGAGAGAGCAGCACAAGAGAGAGGAGGCCATCCAGCACTTCAAGGCTCTGTTGTCCGATATG GTGCGCTCCTCAGACGTTTCTTGGTCAGACACCCGGCGGACACTACGAAAGGACCATCGCTGGGAGTCGGCATCCCTGCTGGAGCGGGACGAGAAGGAGAAGCTCTTCAACGAGCACATCGAGTCGCTCACCAAGAAGAAGAAGGAGCACTTCAGGCAGCTGCTGGACGAAACCACGTCG ATAACGCTAACAACAACGTGGAAAGAAGTGAAAAAGATTATTAAGGAAGACCCTCGCTGTATCAAGTTTTCGAGTAGCGACCGG aaaaaacagAGGGAGTTTGAAGACTACATCAAAGACAAATACATCACAGCCAAAGCAGACTTCAGAACGCTTCTGAAAGAAACAAAGTTCATCACATACAG ATCCCGGAAATTGATACAGGAGTCAGACCAGCACCTGAAAGACGTTGAAAAGATCCTGCAGAACGATAAGCGGTACCTGGTGCTGGACTGCGTGCCCGAGGAGCGCCGCAAGCTCATCATGGCGTACATCGAGGACCTGGACCGCCGgggccccccccctccccccacggCGTCTGAGCCCACGCGCCGCTCCACCAAGTAA